Proteins encoded within one genomic window of Gimesia chilikensis:
- a CDS encoding AMP-binding protein produces MDITAVALENCGLSPETAVQLQQRLQALPSQHENELWQTLVTDFLTPELPFAVHQLLYHSVYQSQLESGTPAPAWFPGERELSESNLAGWLNELNLHSIEDLHSWSVHDRGHFTQKLIDSLRIQFQESPREIMNVETGIEQVQWLTGARLNIVESCFRDKSDETAVCFQKGSSELQQLSYTELKQLTAQVANGLREAGYEPGSRIAVMLPMTVESVAIFLGIIAAGCVVVTIADSFSAEEMQVRLKITEPELIFIQDVISRGSRQLPLYAKLGQEQRLPAIVLPEQETLQVPLRAGDRTWSEFLSENRELTCEPRNPHDETTILFSSGTTGNPKGIPWDQTTPIKSAGDGFLHHDIQAGDVVCWPTNLGWMMGPWLVYATLINDATLALSDAVPTSRAFCEFVQNARVTMLGLVPSIVSAWRSQDSVAGLDWTQIKVFSSTGECSNPDDMLWLMSRAGYRPVIEYCGGTETGGGYITGTVLKPGVPGLFACPAVGFDWLLLDEAGHLTENGEVFFVPPVIGLSTRLINRDHHEVYFADIPPGPEGELLRRHGDQIEALPDGYFRAQGRIDDAMNLGGIKVSSVQIEELLTQAEGVREVAAIAVPPAGGGPSLLVIYVVMQPEANFEAEALQSSMQQIIRSQLNPLFKIQAVREIEQLPRTASNKVMRRKLRDLFQGSET; encoded by the coding sequence ATGGACATCACAGCTGTAGCGCTCGAAAACTGTGGTCTCTCGCCTGAAACAGCGGTTCAGCTGCAACAGAGACTGCAGGCCTTACCTTCACAGCACGAAAATGAACTCTGGCAGACGCTGGTCACAGATTTCCTCACTCCCGAGCTCCCGTTCGCCGTCCATCAGCTGTTGTATCACAGTGTCTATCAGAGTCAGCTTGAGAGTGGTACGCCTGCCCCGGCCTGGTTTCCAGGGGAGCGGGAACTGTCGGAATCCAATCTGGCCGGCTGGCTGAATGAATTGAATCTGCACAGTATAGAAGATCTGCACTCCTGGTCGGTACACGATCGAGGCCATTTTACTCAGAAGCTGATCGATTCCCTGCGGATCCAGTTTCAGGAGTCGCCGCGTGAGATCATGAACGTTGAGACAGGCATCGAACAGGTCCAGTGGTTAACCGGGGCGCGTTTGAATATCGTCGAGAGTTGTTTTCGCGATAAATCCGACGAGACAGCCGTCTGCTTCCAGAAAGGAAGTTCGGAACTGCAGCAACTCAGCTATACCGAATTGAAACAGCTGACCGCGCAGGTGGCCAATGGACTGCGGGAAGCGGGTTACGAGCCCGGAAGCCGGATTGCCGTCATGCTGCCGATGACAGTGGAATCGGTAGCAATTTTTCTGGGAATCATCGCCGCCGGTTGTGTGGTGGTGACCATTGCCGACAGCTTCTCCGCCGAAGAGATGCAGGTCCGGCTGAAGATTACCGAGCCGGAACTCATCTTCATCCAGGATGTCATCTCCCGCGGCAGCAGACAGTTGCCCCTCTATGCCAAACTCGGCCAGGAACAACGGCTCCCCGCGATCGTGTTGCCCGAACAGGAGACGCTACAGGTGCCGCTCCGCGCAGGGGACCGAACCTGGTCGGAATTTCTCTCGGAGAACCGGGAGCTGACCTGTGAGCCCCGCAATCCGCACGATGAAACCACGATTCTCTTTTCTTCCGGAACGACGGGCAACCCCAAAGGCATTCCTTGGGATCAGACCACGCCGATCAAATCCGCCGGCGACGGCTTTCTGCATCATGATATTCAGGCTGGCGATGTCGTCTGCTGGCCGACCAATCTGGGCTGGATGATGGGCCCCTGGCTGGTGTATGCCACGCTGATCAACGACGCCACCCTCGCGTTGAGCGATGCGGTGCCCACCAGCCGCGCGTTTTGTGAGTTCGTACAGAACGCCCGTGTGACCATGCTGGGGCTGGTCCCGAGTATCGTCTCTGCCTGGCGGAGCCAGGATAGTGTCGCCGGGCTGGACTGGACGCAGATCAAGGTTTTCAGTTCGACCGGAGAATGTTCGAATCCGGATGATATGCTCTGGCTGATGTCGCGGGCCGGTTATCGTCCCGTGATTGAATACTGTGGCGGAACCGAGACCGGCGGCGGTTACATTACGGGTACTGTATTGAAGCCGGGTGTGCCCGGCCTGTTTGCCTGTCCGGCGGTGGGCTTCGACTGGCTGCTGCTGGATGAAGCAGGTCACCTGACTGAAAATGGGGAAGTCTTCTTCGTGCCTCCTGTGATCGGCTTGTCGACCCGCCTGATCAACCGCGATCACCATGAGGTCTACTTTGCCGACATCCCGCCGGGACCGGAGGGGGAACTCTTGCGTCGGCACGGTGATCAGATCGAAGCGTTGCCCGACGGTTATTTCCGGGCGCAGGGCCGGATTGACGATGCGATGAACCTGGGAGGGATCAAAGTCAGCTCCGTGCAGATTGAGGAACTGCTCACCCAGGCGGAAGGCGTAAGGGAAGTGGCCGCGATTGCAGTGCCCCCGGCGGGCGGTGGTCCAAGTCTATTGGTGATTTATGTCGTCATGCAGCCGGAAGCGAACTTCGAGGCAGAAGCCCTGCAGTCCAGCATGCAGCAGATCATTCGCAGTCAGCTCAATCCACTGTTTAAAATACAGGCGGTGCGCGAGATCGAACAGTTGCCCCGCACGGCATCCAACAAAGTGATGCGGCGGAAATTACGGGATTTATTTCAAGGTTCAGAAACATGA
- a CDS encoding acetyl-CoA C-acetyltransferase codes for MSQQGEQRVAVLGAVRTPIGAFNGAFQNLSAVQLGTTAIKETLKRSQLTALQVDEVILGQVFTAGCGMNPARQAAVHAGIPYHVPATTVNMVCGSGLKSVALGMQSILCGKSRVVLAGGMESMSNTPYLLKGARSGFKMGDQQLVDSMIHDALWDAFYDCHMGITAENLAEKYEVTREDQDRFAVQSQQRYQDALAAGKFDEEIVSVSVPQRKGEPKLVSVDEHPRKETSLEAISCLRPSFKKEGGTVTAANSSGINDGAATLLIAEEAFVEEQKLKPLAWIRSFSNVGLDPQFMGMGPANAIEDLLQDAGLKLADIDLLEVNEAFAAQALAVGKKLGWDEARVNVNGGAIALGHPLGASGARVAVTLLHEMRKQQAARGIASLCIGGGMGIAMLFESA; via the coding sequence ATGAGTCAGCAGGGAGAACAGCGGGTTGCCGTTCTGGGAGCCGTCCGCACACCCATTGGTGCCTTCAACGGTGCCTTTCAGAATCTGTCGGCAGTCCAGTTGGGTACGACGGCTATCAAGGAGACACTCAAGCGGAGTCAGTTGACCGCACTGCAGGTAGATGAAGTCATCCTGGGGCAGGTCTTCACCGCCGGCTGTGGTATGAACCCGGCTCGACAGGCGGCCGTGCACGCGGGCATCCCTTATCATGTCCCGGCGACGACCGTGAACATGGTTTGCGGGTCCGGTCTGAAGTCGGTTGCTTTGGGGATGCAGTCCATTCTGTGTGGCAAGTCGCGCGTCGTTCTGGCGGGCGGAATGGAGAGTATGAGTAACACTCCCTATCTGCTAAAAGGAGCCCGCAGTGGATTCAAGATGGGCGATCAGCAGCTCGTCGATTCCATGATCCACGATGCCTTGTGGGATGCATTTTATGATTGTCACATGGGCATTACCGCCGAGAACCTGGCAGAGAAATACGAGGTGACGCGGGAAGACCAGGACCGTTTTGCGGTACAGAGCCAGCAGCGTTACCAGGACGCCCTGGCGGCGGGGAAATTCGATGAGGAAATCGTGAGCGTCTCGGTGCCACAACGCAAAGGGGAGCCGAAGCTGGTTTCCGTTGACGAACATCCGCGGAAAGAAACGAGCCTGGAAGCAATCTCGTGTCTGCGTCCGTCCTTCAAAAAAGAGGGAGGGACGGTGACCGCCGCGAATTCCTCGGGGATCAACGATGGGGCCGCGACGCTATTGATCGCGGAGGAAGCGTTTGTTGAAGAACAGAAGCTGAAACCGCTGGCCTGGATTCGCAGCTTTTCGAATGTGGGACTGGATCCACAGTTCATGGGCATGGGGCCTGCTAATGCGATTGAAGATCTGTTACAGGACGCGGGGTTGAAACTCGCGGACATCGATCTGCTGGAAGTGAATGAAGCCTTTGCCGCACAGGCCCTGGCGGTCGGCAAGAAGCTGGGCTGGGATGAAGCCCGCGTGAACGTCAACGGCGGGGCGATTGCCCTGGGACATCCCCTGGGAGCCAGCGGAGCCCGCGTGGCAGTGACGCTGCTACATGAGATGCGGAAACAGCAGGCGGCCCGCGGCATTGCCTCGCTCTGCATTGGGGGCGGCATGGGAATCGCCATGTTATTTGAGTCCGCTTAA
- a CDS encoding 3-hydroxyacyl-CoA dehydrogenase family protein, producing MQEIGILGAGLIGASWASFFAAQGLNVRIYDVNEEVKQQALGVAENNLQRLVKLELLSAEAKAVGLQNLQLVDSMQELLTDVEYVQESVIEDYEIKADVYRQFEQSAPETAILASSSSGLLMTRMQSVMQHPGRALIAHPFNPPHLIPLVELVPGEQTAPETVERVRDFFQQLGKYPVILNKEVPGHIANRLAAAIWRESLALLDEGVASVEDIDAALCQGPGLRWALMGQHLIYELGGGEGGYEKFFDTIGASFEAYWEDMQTWTRIPESAKEKAVAGTQKYLEQQGRAERAAWRDEKLARIQQILKED from the coding sequence ATGCAGGAAATTGGGATTCTGGGAGCAGGTTTGATTGGGGCGAGCTGGGCCTCTTTTTTCGCGGCGCAGGGGCTGAATGTCCGGATCTATGATGTGAACGAGGAAGTGAAACAGCAGGCCCTCGGCGTAGCGGAGAACAATCTGCAGCGGCTGGTGAAACTGGAACTGCTCAGCGCAGAAGCGAAAGCCGTCGGTCTCCAGAATCTGCAACTGGTTGACTCGATGCAGGAGTTGTTAACCGATGTAGAATACGTTCAGGAATCGGTGATTGAAGATTACGAGATCAAAGCCGACGTCTATCGGCAGTTCGAGCAATCTGCTCCCGAGACCGCCATTCTGGCCAGCAGTTCTTCGGGACTGTTGATGACGCGGATGCAGTCAGTCATGCAGCACCCCGGACGCGCGCTGATTGCGCATCCTTTCAATCCGCCGCACCTGATCCCCCTGGTGGAACTGGTGCCCGGCGAACAGACAGCGCCAGAGACCGTCGAACGGGTACGCGACTTCTTCCAGCAGCTGGGCAAGTATCCCGTGATCCTCAATAAAGAGGTGCCAGGGCATATTGCCAATCGACTGGCGGCGGCGATCTGGCGTGAGTCACTGGCATTACTGGACGAAGGGGTCGCCAGTGTGGAAGACATTGATGCGGCCCTCTGCCAGGGACCGGGTCTGCGCTGGGCGCTAATGGGACAGCACCTGATTTATGAGCTGGGTGGTGGAGAGGGCGGCTACGAGAAGTTCTTCGATACCATCGGGGCTTCGTTCGAAGCGTACTGGGAAGACATGCAGACCTGGACCCGGATTCCCGAGTCAGCCAAAGAGAAAGCGGTGGCGGGCACGCAGAAGTACCTGGAACAACAGGGGCGAGCCGAGCGGGCCGCCTGGCGCGATGAGAAGCTGGCGCGGATTCAGCAGATTTTGAAAGAGGACTAA
- a CDS encoding 3-hydroxybutyrate dehydrogenase has product MTQAKVALITGAASGIGAEIARTLFHEGCDVVIADLHEPEYLTELSAEGQRTLFVSTDLSQVEQCQSLVEQVTREWGGVDILVNNAGFQHVSPLEEFPEAVWEKMLQVMLTAPFLLTKYVLSGMKQRRWGRIINMGSIHSQVASLNKAGYIAAKHGLVGLTKTTALEGGPFQITANVICPAYVRTPLVEQQIAAQAETLGISTEEVESQVFLRASATGRMIEPAEVASMVSYLCSDQAKSITGACWTIDGGWTAQ; this is encoded by the coding sequence ATGACACAAGCCAAAGTCGCTTTGATCACCGGCGCTGCCAGCGGCATCGGGGCGGAAATCGCCCGGACGCTGTTCCATGAAGGCTGTGATGTGGTGATCGCCGATCTGCACGAGCCTGAATATCTCACGGAGCTGTCTGCGGAAGGACAGCGAACACTGTTTGTCTCCACCGATCTGTCGCAGGTAGAGCAGTGTCAGTCGCTGGTGGAGCAGGTGACCCGGGAGTGGGGTGGCGTGGATATCCTGGTCAACAATGCGGGCTTTCAGCATGTTTCGCCCCTGGAAGAATTTCCGGAAGCGGTCTGGGAGAAGATGCTGCAGGTGATGCTGACAGCGCCTTTTCTGCTGACAAAGTATGTCCTGTCCGGAATGAAACAGCGGCGGTGGGGACGCATTATTAACATGGGCTCGATTCATTCCCAGGTGGCCTCGCTCAATAAAGCGGGGTACATCGCCGCCAAGCATGGACTGGTGGGACTGACGAAAACGACGGCCCTGGAAGGGGGACCGTTTCAGATTACCGCCAATGTGATCTGTCCTGCCTATGTGCGTACGCCCCTGGTCGAACAGCAGATCGCGGCCCAGGCGGAGACTCTGGGGATCAGCACTGAAGAGGTGGAAAGTCAGGTCTTCCTGAGAGCTTCTGCGACGGGCCGCATGATTGAGCCTGCCGAGGTGGCGTCGATGGTCAGTTATCTCTGCTCGGATCAGGCCAAATCCATCACCGGTGCCTGCTGGACCATCGATGGGGGCTGGACGGCCCAATAG
- a CDS encoding DUF1549 domain-containing protein — MRVPRPTRSLWLLLLMLPLQVVAAETDAPVVAQTPEELAIRELRGIYTNLQQNKDGTVRLVRFSKPHVTAEKLAHLEQFHQLDYLALVCPHLGDEVLPHLQDLTNLDTLLLSESKVTDAGLQHLRKLNRLERLYLDNTKLTDAGLKQLSQLTQLKVLSLRNTKITDQGLASLKGLQHLEVLLLSGTQVSDVGLSALNAFPQLKTLYLARTKVRGTLLAELKLPALEYLCLNRCRLAPDATDALSKLSHLKGLEVYHTGLTSKALSELKTQLSKTALFTEDTTAPETLAALTEQKQQVPTTEQPLLKPIQERIAAGEKLVPDFQKHVIPLLGRLGCNSRNCHGSFQGRGGFQLSMFGYDFKLDHDNLLERIDKQHPKQSLVLNKPTSEDEHEGGLRLPPGGWEQQLLHDWIAVGAASVSPEGPRFVRLDVTPRQIVFKKKGESATLKAIAVWSDGTREDVTCLTRFESKDDSVAEVTPEGVIQAKAPGDTYVISYYDNGIFSTQVLQPVREYQPGEYPEVPTPTVVDRHVLNKLQKLGIQPSELCTDEEFLRRVSLDMTGTLPTPDEIRDFLKDPSTEKRSQKIEELLARPGYVAWWSLKLSDLTGSNAGYLGGTEMAQPVAGQWNAWIRRRVEDNVGWDKIVSGIILGTSRLPGQTFEEFMAQQSEFTSVKDRADFTALDNSMPHYWARSNMTVPSDKALAFGYTFLGMRLDCAQCHKHPFDEWSQQDFKLFTEFFTRIKFGVPPDARVLHEETRNMLGVPVKLNTAALRRQSYLRIAAEGRSIPWREVYIEPAQGDQQLAKLLGGEEINISGVQDPRELLMAWMLNEPNHYFAKAFVNRIWAHYFNVGIINPPDDLNQANPPSNKALLDYLVQGFIESGYDMKWLHRTIANSRTYQLSWRPNESNRKDTRNFSHAVLRRLPAEVAIDAIQQATAGDKKLLQHVSKMDGRKITQHPLSFQARSIDFSLLVFGKPLRTTNCDCERQDQPTLLQSLYVRNDAEMLSQLTRPDGWLSEMEQQTLDAAARKELIQEAYLRTLSRMPEEPELHDSLEYLQTTKTIQEGLQDLMWALLNTQEFITNH; from the coding sequence ATGCGCGTTCCACGTCCGACCAGATCCTTGTGGCTGTTATTGCTGATGCTGCCGTTGCAGGTGGTTGCAGCGGAAACAGACGCTCCCGTTGTGGCGCAGACGCCCGAGGAGCTCGCCATAAGGGAGCTGCGCGGGATTTATACGAATCTCCAGCAGAACAAAGATGGCACGGTCCGCCTCGTACGGTTCAGCAAGCCGCACGTCACCGCCGAAAAGCTGGCTCACCTCGAACAGTTTCATCAGCTGGATTACCTGGCCCTGGTCTGCCCACACCTGGGGGATGAAGTACTGCCTCATCTCCAGGACCTGACCAACCTGGATACCTTATTACTTTCGGAATCGAAGGTCACGGATGCAGGGTTGCAGCACCTCCGGAAGTTGAATCGTCTGGAGCGACTTTACCTCGACAATACAAAGCTCACCGATGCGGGACTGAAACAGCTCTCACAACTGACGCAGCTCAAAGTACTCTCACTGCGCAATACAAAGATTACCGACCAGGGGCTGGCTTCTCTGAAAGGACTGCAGCATCTGGAAGTTCTGCTTCTCTCGGGAACCCAGGTCAGCGATGTGGGTTTGTCTGCGCTCAACGCATTTCCGCAGTTGAAGACGCTCTACCTCGCGCGAACGAAGGTCAGGGGCACGCTACTGGCAGAATTGAAGCTGCCCGCGCTGGAATACCTCTGTCTCAATCGTTGCAGACTGGCTCCTGATGCGACAGACGCACTTTCAAAACTTTCACATCTGAAAGGCCTGGAAGTCTATCACACGGGGCTGACCTCAAAGGCTCTGTCAGAATTGAAAACTCAACTTTCGAAGACGGCTTTGTTCACTGAAGATACAACAGCCCCAGAGACATTGGCTGCATTGACTGAGCAGAAACAGCAGGTTCCGACCACAGAGCAACCACTGCTGAAACCGATTCAAGAACGGATCGCAGCGGGAGAGAAGCTGGTTCCTGATTTCCAAAAGCATGTGATTCCGCTGCTGGGGCGACTGGGGTGCAACAGTCGCAACTGTCACGGCTCGTTTCAGGGGCGCGGTGGATTTCAACTGTCGATGTTCGGCTATGACTTCAAGCTGGACCATGACAACCTGCTGGAACGGATCGACAAACAGCACCCGAAACAAAGCCTGGTATTGAACAAGCCGACTTCGGAAGACGAACATGAAGGGGGGCTGCGCCTGCCACCCGGCGGTTGGGAACAACAGCTGCTGCACGACTGGATTGCTGTGGGAGCCGCGTCGGTTTCACCGGAGGGACCCCGTTTTGTAAGGCTGGATGTGACGCCCCGACAGATCGTCTTTAAGAAAAAGGGAGAGTCGGCGACGTTGAAAGCCATCGCCGTCTGGTCGGATGGGACGCGTGAAGATGTGACCTGCCTGACCCGCTTTGAATCCAAAGACGACAGTGTCGCGGAAGTCACTCCGGAGGGTGTGATTCAGGCGAAAGCTCCCGGCGATACTTATGTCATTTCGTATTACGATAACGGAATCTTTTCCACGCAGGTCCTGCAGCCGGTGCGGGAGTATCAGCCGGGTGAATATCCCGAGGTCCCCACGCCGACTGTTGTGGATCGGCATGTGCTCAACAAACTGCAGAAGCTGGGTATCCAGCCCTCTGAATTGTGTACGGATGAAGAATTTCTCAGACGCGTCAGCCTGGATATGACGGGCACGCTTCCGACGCCGGACGAGATTCGGGATTTTCTCAAAGATCCATCTACCGAGAAACGAAGCCAGAAGATTGAGGAACTGCTCGCGCGACCCGGTTACGTGGCCTGGTGGAGTTTGAAGCTGTCTGACCTGACAGGCAGTAACGCGGGCTACCTGGGCGGGACCGAAATGGCACAACCGGTGGCCGGTCAGTGGAATGCCTGGATCCGGCGTCGGGTGGAAGACAATGTCGGCTGGGATAAGATTGTCTCGGGAATCATTTTGGGTACGAGTCGACTGCCGGGCCAGACTTTTGAAGAGTTCATGGCACAACAGAGTGAGTTCACCAGTGTGAAAGACCGGGCTGACTTCACCGCCCTGGATAATTCGATGCCCCACTACTGGGCGCGTTCGAACATGACGGTGCCCTCCGATAAGGCGCTCGCCTTTGGTTATACGTTTCTGGGCATGCGACTGGATTGTGCCCAGTGTCATAAGCATCCCTTCGACGAGTGGTCGCAGCAGGATTTCAAGCTGTTTACCGAGTTTTTCACACGTATCAAATTCGGTGTGCCCCCCGATGCCCGCGTCCTGCATGAAGAGACGCGGAACATGCTGGGCGTGCCGGTGAAGCTCAATACCGCAGCCCTGCGCAGACAGAGTTATCTGCGGATTGCGGCTGAGGGACGGTCGATTCCCTGGCGGGAAGTTTATATTGAACCCGCGCAGGGGGATCAGCAGCTTGCCAAACTGCTGGGGGGAGAAGAGATCAACATCAGCGGAGTTCAGGATCCGCGTGAGCTACTGATGGCGTGGATGTTGAACGAGCCCAATCATTATTTTGCGAAAGCATTCGTGAACCGGATCTGGGCGCATTACTTCAACGTGGGGATTATCAATCCGCCGGATGATCTGAATCAGGCGAACCCACCCAGTAACAAGGCACTGCTGGACTACCTCGTGCAGGGGTTCATTGAGAGCGGTTACGATATGAAGTGGCTGCATCGGACGATTGCCAACAGCCGGACGTATCAGCTCAGCTGGCGACCGAACGAGAGCAATCGGAAAGATACCCGCAATTTCAGTCATGCTGTGCTGCGGAGACTACCGGCGGAAGTCGCCATCGATGCAATTCAACAAGCAACAGCGGGAGACAAGAAGTTGCTACAGCACGTCAGCAAAATGGACGGGCGCAAGATTACACAGCACCCGCTTTCGTTCCAGGCACGGTCGATTGACTTTTCTTTGCTGGTTTTCGGCAAACCTTTGCGGACAACCAACTGTGATTGTGAACGCCAGGATCAGCCGACGCTGTTACAGTCGCTCTATGTACGCAATGATGCCGAGATGCTGAGTCAACTGACCCGCCCGGATGGCTGGCTGTCAGAAATGGAACAACAGACATTGGATGCTGCGGCTCGGAAAGAGCTGATTCAGGAAGCCTACCTGCGGACGCTTTCCCGAATGCCGGAAGAGCCAGAACTGCACGACAGCCTGGAGTACCTTCAGACGACCAAAACGATTCAGGAGGGACTCCAGGACCTGATGTGGGCGCTGCTCAACACGCAGGAATTCATTACGAATCATTAG
- a CDS encoding DUF1501 domain-containing protein encodes MKQRKQIKRRDVLQAGFLGGLGLSLPGFLKLSAARAEAPARKKSSADAVLFLNLAGGVSHLDTLDMKPEAPVETQGEFKSIQTCMPGHQVCEYLPKYAKVADQFTLVRGISHSAGAHPQGQSWISTGNRPVPALIYPSLGSVITKEIPSRPDLPGYVAIPKTEWNAGYMGDAFAPFKTNTVPQPGKPFQVRGISLPEGLTLEKVNQRQQLLNKLDRRFKGEQTESQLLDALDQFGSQAYHMITSKRARAAFDVEQESPRLRQMFGADEFSQSVFLGCRLIEYGVPFVTVTYQGWDTHTENFAGHRRLIPPLDAGMTAGLEMLKQKGLWERTLVVIMGEFGRTPKINENAGRDHYPRVNWCLLTGGGVQPGQMIGGTTKAGDAPDDQTEISPDDIAATIYHALGIDPLKEYYTNTGRPTMLVPHGRIMHELFA; translated from the coding sequence ATGAAGCAACGGAAACAGATTAAGCGACGAGATGTCTTGCAGGCGGGGTTCCTGGGTGGACTGGGGCTGTCATTACCCGGGTTCCTGAAACTGTCAGCCGCCCGGGCAGAGGCTCCTGCCCGGAAGAAATCGTCGGCAGATGCGGTCCTGTTCCTGAATCTGGCGGGTGGGGTTTCGCATCTTGATACGCTGGACATGAAGCCCGAAGCACCGGTGGAAACGCAGGGGGAGTTCAAGTCCATCCAGACTTGTATGCCGGGGCATCAGGTGTGTGAGTATCTGCCGAAATACGCAAAAGTGGCCGATCAGTTCACACTGGTGCGTGGGATTTCGCATTCCGCGGGAGCACATCCCCAGGGGCAGTCCTGGATTTCGACCGGAAATCGACCTGTGCCTGCGCTGATCTATCCTTCGCTGGGATCGGTGATCACCAAAGAGATTCCCAGCCGTCCCGATCTGCCCGGCTATGTTGCGATTCCCAAAACGGAGTGGAACGCCGGCTATATGGGAGATGCCTTTGCGCCTTTTAAGACGAACACGGTACCTCAACCGGGAAAGCCTTTCCAGGTGCGGGGGATTTCGCTGCCGGAAGGTCTGACGCTGGAAAAAGTCAATCAGCGGCAGCAGTTGCTCAACAAGCTGGATCGTCGGTTTAAAGGGGAACAGACCGAGAGCCAGTTACTGGACGCACTCGATCAGTTTGGTTCCCAGGCCTATCACATGATTACTTCCAAACGGGCCCGGGCTGCCTTTGATGTCGAGCAGGAATCACCCAGATTACGCCAGATGTTTGGTGCCGATGAATTCAGCCAGTCTGTCTTTCTGGGTTGTCGTCTGATCGAATATGGCGTGCCTTTTGTAACCGTGACCTACCAGGGGTGGGACACGCATACCGAAAACTTTGCCGGGCATCGACGCCTGATACCGCCGCTGGATGCGGGAATGACCGCGGGACTGGAAATGCTCAAGCAGAAGGGGCTCTGGGAGCGAACTTTGGTGGTGATCATGGGCGAATTCGGGCGGACGCCGAAGATCAATGAGAACGCGGGCCGCGATCACTATCCCCGTGTGAACTGGTGCCTGCTGACCGGCGGGGGAGTGCAACCGGGACAGATGATCGGCGGGACGACTAAAGCCGGCGATGCACCGGATGACCAGACCGAGATCTCTCCGGATGACATTGCCGCCACGATCTATCACGCACTGGGCATTGATCCACTGAAAGAGTATTACACGAACACCGGTCGACCGACGATGCTGGTGCCCCACGGTCGGATTATGCATGAACTCTTTGCCTGA
- a CDS encoding sulfatase-like hydrolase/transferase, with translation MLITLLIPALAIAEETSQRPNIVLIMADDLGYGDLSCYGSKNCQTPHLDQLAACGMKFTDFHSSGAVCSPTRAGLLTGRYQQRAGIDGVVYADPKKNRHHGLQKYEVTLGQCLLDAGYRTAMFGKWHLGYQRQYNPTFRGFQQFVGYVSGNVDYLAHLDQTGVFDWWHGAELNREEQGYSTHLITEHAVKFIREQHQQPFFVYIAHEAVHYPYQGPNDPAMRKEGGGEIKSAKRQDIANAYREMNTEMDRGIGKVVAVLKELNLTDNTLIFFLSDNGANNKGSNGALRGFKGSVWEGGHRVPAIACWPGKISPGTVCEQTTISIDVMPTILELTRARVPQGHQLDGVSLAGLLTAQKQLPSRKIYWDYRGNSAVRQGPWKLVLNQNRTTPVELFNLSEDLSESKNLAEQQPERVDSLRAAFEVWKKDVTQSATPQPAK, from the coding sequence ATGCTAATCACGTTACTCATTCCTGCGCTGGCAATCGCTGAAGAAACATCGCAGCGGCCCAATATCGTATTGATCATGGCCGATGATCTGGGTTATGGCGACCTGAGTTGTTACGGCAGTAAAAACTGTCAGACACCCCATCTGGACCAGTTGGCAGCATGCGGGATGAAGTTTACCGATTTTCATTCCAGCGGTGCGGTCTGCAGTCCGACACGTGCAGGACTGTTGACGGGACGCTATCAGCAGCGGGCCGGCATTGATGGCGTGGTGTATGCCGATCCGAAAAAGAATCGCCATCATGGTCTGCAGAAGTATGAAGTCACCCTGGGGCAGTGCCTGCTGGATGCCGGATATCGGACAGCGATGTTCGGCAAATGGCACCTGGGTTATCAGCGGCAGTACAATCCGACATTTCGAGGGTTTCAGCAGTTTGTGGGTTACGTCAGCGGCAATGTGGATTACTTGGCCCATCTCGATCAGACGGGCGTATTTGACTGGTGGCATGGTGCCGAGCTCAACCGGGAAGAGCAGGGGTATTCGACGCATCTGATTACCGAGCATGCGGTCAAGTTTATCCGCGAGCAGCATCAGCAACCTTTCTTTGTCTATATTGCACATGAAGCGGTGCACTATCCTTATCAGGGACCAAACGACCCGGCGATGCGGAAAGAGGGGGGCGGCGAAATTAAATCAGCCAAACGCCAGGATATCGCGAATGCCTACCGGGAAATGAATACCGAAATGGATAGGGGCATCGGCAAAGTTGTCGCCGTCCTCAAGGAACTGAATCTGACCGACAATACCCTGATCTTCTTCCTGTCGGACAATGGGGCAAATAACAAAGGATCCAACGGGGCACTGCGCGGTTTTAAAGGGAGCGTCTGGGAGGGGGGACACCGCGTGCCGGCGATTGCCTGCTGGCCGGGTAAGATTTCCCCGGGAACGGTCTGTGAGCAGACCACGATCAGTATCGATGTCATGCCCACAATTCTGGAATTGACCCGGGCCCGCGTTCCCCAGGGACATCAACTGGATGGTGTGAGTCTGGCGGGATTGTTAACCGCACAGAAGCAACTACCGTCACGGAAAATATACTGGGACTACCGTGGTAATTCGGCGGTACGGCAGGGACCCTGGAAACTGGTTCTGAATCAGAATCGAACAACTCCGGTGGAACTGTTCAACCTCAGTGAAGACCTTTCCGAATCAAAGAACCTGGCTGAGCAGCAGCCTGAGCGTGTTGACAGCCTGAGGGCAGCTTTCGAGGTCTGGAAAAAAGATGTCACCCAGAGCGCAACACCACAACCGGCTAAATAA